The Bacteroidia bacterium genomic interval TTCTGGTCCTGGGGCAAAGCTGGGGGTATCCCTATTAGCCGGAAAAAGGAAACACTATTTTGAAACAGAACTTGGACTAATGGGAGGGCGCCACATTCAATTAAACGAAGATCGAAATTATTTGGGTCCCATGTTTAGCCTGGGATACAGGTATCAACCACCTCAAAGCGGGTTTTTGTTTAAAGCATTTGCAGGCATTTTAGGAGTGGGAATAGGAGTTGGTTATACCTGGTCAAAAGTGAAAAAAGAAGTTAGGAATAAATAGCAAGTCTACATGCTACGAAAGCCCTATTTTAGATATGATAGAATTTAAAAACAATAGACTTCCATGCACTCGTCTTGAGTATCTCAATTAAACTCCACATCAAAGGTCCCATTCATTACCACCTTAACGTCATCGGGATTTGCAGAATTTCTCATTTTGAATGAAAATCGTCCAGTAACTCGGGTTTCTGTCAAGCTTTCAATCGTAGCGCTTCCTGCTTCTTCCTTCATCCCGGCCGTGATGTAGATAAGCTTATCGCCTGTATCGGACTCATAGGCCGCCTGACTTGTTTTCCCTAGCGCATAGGTTCCCGGCCCAATACCATCCACATTATATACGGTTATATCCAAATAGGTCCCATTGGCAGCATAAGCCTTGAATTGGACAACTGTATTGTGATCAGTTATAGCATCTACATTCAGTCCATTGTGAGGATTCTGGCCATCATTTGTCCAGGCTACCCCGTCCAATAAAAATTTTACGGTCCCTTTATCTTCCTTGTTAGGGACCTCCTCTTCATAGCTTTTTTCATCATAGGAAGTATCCGTTTTCGTATCACCTCCACAAGATAGTGGAAGCAAGCAAATCGAAAACATAAGCAATAGGAATGCTGACTTTTTCATAAGCAATTCATTAGAAGGTTGAAAAAGCGAGGCTATAATCAGGAGCTAACAAGGAAGCAGCTCCTTATTATAATTTACCTAAATACAGGCAAAAATCATATGCCTGCATACAAGACTTAGGCTTATATGAAGAATAGATCCAGATAAATAGATTTGGATTTCAGCTATTATACTTATTTGCTCTACTTTTTAGCTGGGCAAACTTCAGGTGCTTTGTATGGGAGATTTAGTAAGCGAAAGTAGTTTTCTCCAAGCGCTATGTAACGAAAAGCTTCATCGTTCATATCCAGATTTAAGTAACTGGTCTTTTCCAGGGCTTGCTTATAATCTTTATAGGTTTTATTTGAAGAGGCGACAAAATCAGTTCCGGTCAGAAAACGAGTAGGATAGGCATTGATAAAGGAAATGTATTTAGCGCGAATTTCCTCCTTAAAAAACACAGAATCCCACAATACATCCCAGGAAAGATCAATCCAGAGTTTGGGATATTTGTCCAACAAATCAGCAAGAATCTTTATGTGTTTATCGGGATCTATACTGGTCAGTTCTCTGGATAAACCCATATGGGACCATACGATCTTATTATCCGGATAGATCTCCAAAGTTTTTTCCATCAAATACAAAAAGGCAGTAGGATCATCATCATTTCCCAGATCGCAATGGATATTGATAGGAATGTCCCTCACACGCAAGGTATCCATAAACTCGGCCCATTGAGCGATATCCTTCAGATCGGCTTTTTCATGGCCATTGGGAAGCAATGCCTGTTTTACCAAATTCACTTCTCCCATCCAGCTAAACATCCCTGGATATTCCTTATCAAAGAGACGAATCTGATCGATTACAGGTTCAGGATTGGCCAGATCAGGGAAGGTCATAGAGAGAACGAAGTTGACAGTCTTCTCCTCTGATACATGCTCTTTGTAATAATCCAGGCTGTTTGCCGCATTGATAAAATCATTCGAAAGGCTTGGAGTAACATCTGTCCCCGGACAATCCAGATAATAAGTACAAGGACTATCAGGTGGTAATTTTTGTCCAATCCCAAAGACATTTACAAAAAGGACCCCTGATCGCTCAAAGTACTTGACCAATTCCGGATAGGGAATGGCTTCTCCTCCAAAAGGTCGAAAGTGACAATGGGCATCTACTTTGAAGGTATAGCCTTCTTTCTTCCGATTATAACAATCGCAGTCATCTTTTGTGAACTCTGCGAAAGTTCGGTGGCTACGACAACTGATACTACTGATGAAAAGTATGGATAAGATTAAGCAAAACGTAACAAAGGAAGGTCTGTTACCTTTTTCTTTCTGTGTTGCTATCATGTAGGTTTATATAGGCGTTTAAAACTTAGACATATAACGCAAGGATGCGTATAGGAAATATAATGCCGCCTTGAAATTTTCCCCAAACAATTTTGCCCTCTTTATTTCCTCGAGAAACTTGAGATAATCCCATAAAGATCGCTTGAGGCAAGTTGACTTAATTCTCCAATAGGCGTGCTCATCACAATCTGGAAATGCCTGCCCTTCAATTGGCTCCTCAGTAAGATCACTTGTCGTTTGGATCCTAGAAAAGCATGCTGTTCCCATCGAGTCGTCCCTATTTTTTGCTGTTGGATAATTCCTTGCCTTTCAAAAGCCTGGTCCGGAAAATAATTCGACAAGCGCGCTTCAGGAGAAAGATTATCAAATCCCAGGAGGATTTCACAAGTCTCTGCTTTCCTTAACAGATACATCTCGCCATTTTTCTCCATTTGATATGCCATAGGAAGCAGGCATTTCCACTCTTTTGTATTCAATTCCTGAAAGCGTTGAAAGTAGTTGCTATCTCTTCGAATAAATCTACTCCCAAAAACTTCTACGCCCTTTACCTGGCCTTTTCGATCCAGACTAAATCGAAGGGGATCAGCCTGTCCCTGAAATCTACGCATAGCCAAGGTTTTGTTCACAAAATCCAACTGAAACCTACTCAGCAATTGTGAACCTCGATAAGCTTCTCCAACGAGGCCGTATTTCTCTTCAGGCTTTATTTGTAAGCCCACACCATGATAAACAAAATTATCTCCTCCGCCTGCAAATTGGTAGCTACCGATGTAGTGCTCATAGTTTCCTCCATCCAAATCGTATTCATTCAAGCTAGGATCAGTAATTCTCGGTTGCCCATATTCATTAGGACTTTGCCCCAAAACAATTCGCAAAAGATTGTAAGCGATGTTAAACTCAGTCCTGTACCGATAGCGATCAATAAAAGTATAATCCAGATTGAGTAAAACAACTACTCCAATTTCATGCAAGGGATCAAGGATCATGATGGAAGAAGCCGTTCCCGTACTGCCCCCATGAAAGACCAGATCTTTCCCCTCTATATTTCCCCGCATCCACCCCAGGCCATATCCAAATTCTTCGTCTTCTCCACCTTCTTCATAGGAAAAGCCAGCAAAGCAGGATTGAGCTTCCCACAATTTCTCTCGACCAGCAATACTGATTATGCCAGATGTATTTGGATTTAAAAGGGCCAGCATATAGGCAGAGAGGTCCTTAGCAGAGGATCGCATCAAAGAACCAGCCGGAATCATTGCCTCTGCTTCCTGATTTCTTTCAATGTGGGCAGGAATAGAGGAGTTAATTCCATAATAATGCCCATCTATAGATTCCAGTTGTTCAAAATCCGTAAATCGTGTGCTGGTGCTATTCATACCCAGCGGTTTGAAAATGTGTCGCTCCAGATAATCAGCATAAGCTTCCCCACTTATGGCATGAAGCAGATAACCAGCGAGAGAAAAAGCGGTATTGGAATAACGATAGAATAGTCCCGGCTCCTGTTCGAGATATGTCCCATCCAAAGATTTCATCAGTTGATATGTCGCAGAATCTCCTTCCAAACTTCCATCCGAATAGCCTCCATACAAAGCACTTGAGTTATTGAGTAACATCCGGCAAGTGATCTTGCTGCTTTTTTCAGGCTTTGCAGTTTGAAATTCCGGCACATATTCGACGATGGGTTTATCCAAATCCAATTGTCCCTTTTCAACCAATTGCATCAAAGCCAAAGCCGTCATAGACTTGGTCAGACTTCCGATAGGCAAGACACTTTCGACTCGCATAGGAGCTTTCTGCCCAAGTATCTCCTTCCCAAAAGCAGCCTGATAGCGAACCTCCCCTTTTTCGACTATACTCACTGAAAAGCCGGGAGCTGCAGCCTCTTTGTAAATGCTTTGCAAATAGCGATCAAGCTGTAAATCCTGATTTTGAGCGAATGCAAATGAGGGAAAGACAAAAAATATGAGATTTAATATGAGTAAATGACGCATATCTAAGACTAGTTAAGGGTGGGAATCAAGTAAGTAGAGCGGCTAATCTTTTTGCCCTCCAAAATGTGAGCACAAATAGCAGGACGCCGAGACTCAGGCCCAGGAAAAAATTATGAGAGAAATTGATTTGGTAGGGGAAAGCAGGTAAACCCAGACCGGAACTGATTTGGCTAATCAGGAGGGCTCCCAAAGAATTGCCCAAGAGCAATCCAAATAAAATGGCAGGAAAAAGAATCAGAGCTATACGAAAAAGCAAGACGTTTCTGATTTCCTTTCGCTCCTTCCCTAAGGATTGGAGCAAGATCAAATGCCCTTTTTCCTCCCGAAAAAGTAAGCCCAGATCAAAGGAATTCAAGAGGGCGATGATGAGAAAAAAGAATAGGCAAAGAAATTGAACAAGAGCCCAAATCGCAGAGACTATTCCCATATCCTGGATGATATCTCCTATGCTTCTTTCAAACTCAAAGACTTCTCCATAGCGCTTCAAAATGCGACTTTTCAGTTTTTCTTTCTCTTGCTTATTCTTGACTTGAAGTCCGAATAAAGAAACTTCGAATAAAGGATTTAGCCCTCGAATAGCAGAGATATGCATGCGAAAGCCCTGGCCCATATTTCCGATGTCCTGGTAGATTCCACACACCAACATCTTTACCCGCTCACCCTCTAGCTCTACTTCTAAGCTATCTCCTGTTGAAATTCCATACTGCCGAGCACTTCCTATACATAGCGAAAGTTCATTCGCATTTTGCGGATGTCTTCCTGAAAGCATTGTCAGACCCGATTCCGCCAAATTTCCGACATACACCTTCCCCAAAAGCTCTCGTCCTGAATTCTTTTGTTGAGGCGGAATACTCATATTGATCCAGTCATACGGAATGATTTTTTCCACTAAATCTTCTTTCTCAAGTAGTTCTATGATTTCTTTTTGTCGCCGGGAAATGAGGACCCGATCAGATTTTTTCAAAATGAGATCAACTTCTTCAAATCCCCAGGCAGCCGGATACTCTGTAAGACGGGAGAAAGAGTTTCCCAAACTCAGCAGGATACTCATCAATGCTATACATAAAGCAAATGAAAAGACAAGCATGAGGTTACGAAAAACACGGCTTTGCAATAAGAAAGCACCGAAGTAGAAAATGGGCGAGCGAAGCTTTTGAAAAGAGAAAACATGAAATTGAATTTCCTTTGCTGGCCTTCCAATTCGGATGGCCTGAGCTGCAGGTACAGCCGCTGCTTTTCGACTACTTATCGCCGCAAGTAAAAGGATCAAACTTAGACTGAGGGAAGCACTTATGATAAATGGGTAGACAGAATAATGAATCTGGATGATCCCTAGATTGCTGAGGGATTGTTGGAGGATAAATGGAAGCAATATCTTTGCACTTAGCAGTCCCAGGAATATTCCCAGCAAAGCCAGAAGGAAGACTTGTATCAGATAGCTTAGCTGAATTTCGCCGGGAAGGAATCCCAAACTTTTCCATATCCCGATCTGTCGATAGTCTGCTTGTATATTAGCCCGCAGACTATTGCGAATAAGAAGTAAGGATAATAGGAAACTGAGTATGGCAACAAGCAATAGCATATTTCCAATCAATCCTAGCAAGCTCCCCGAGGCAGATCGGAAAAGTTGGTAATCCAGCTTGCTCCCATCATAACCTACTTCTCTGATAAATCTGTCCCAAAGCATGTGCATTTTATCAGCATCCTTCACCCTCACTCCCAGCATCACTTCTTGTAAATTCTCAAGAGGATACATGGTCGCCAAAGCCCCCGGAGCCAACCAGGCTTGTCCCGGATTTACCATTCCACTTGCATAATGTGGATCAGCTACCCAGGCACTTACTTCCAACCACATGACTTCTGGTCCAAGCGGAATCCCAAGTGAATCACCGATTTCAATTTCATGGGTTTTGGCAAAGGAAGAGTTAATCCAAATTTCCCCAAAACCTGGTTTTTCTTGCTTTATACCTGAAAGCAAATGCAAGGAATCAGGATGCCGATTCTTTCGATGATACTCCAGCAGGCGTAAACCCAATTCCAAATTATCCTCCTTCAAAAGGAAAGGACCATTTTGCATGTGCACAGTATTAGGCTGCCCAACAAACAAGACTTCTTCCTGAGCTTCAAACCAATCTCGAATTTGCTCCGGATCGTCCATGCGTTGGTCAAAGTATAAGAGGAAATGAGAGCCTTTTAGTTGTTCAAAGACTTGATCGAAGGGTTTATTGAGCACAACTAATAATCCGAGCGCGCTGCCGAGCAACATACTTCCTAAGGCGATGCTGGCAAAGAGGATAAAAGACTGGGCAGGCCTTCTATAAATTTGCTGAATACTCAGCTGAATTAAGTTTCTCATCTTACCAGCCTTGTTGTTGAAGCCAATCATATAAGCGCCTTTCTTTCTCTGCGAACTCTATCCCAATTGCCGACCAGTGGCTGAGCGTATTCCCATCTCGGAGAAACCATACTTCCGTACCAAAACAAGCGGCTTTCAGATCATGGGTAGCGAGTAAAATGCTTTGGCCCCTTTCATGAAGTCGCCGAAAGACTTCCATCACATCTTTCGCAGCAGCTTCGTTGAGGCTACCTGTGGGTTCGTCAGCAAAAAGGATAGCAGGCTGATTGATGAGTGCTCGGGCAATAGCAGCTCTTTGACGCTCTCCACCTGAAACAGAAGAAGGCAGTCGTCCTGCCAGATGATCAATTCCCAATTCTTTAAAGAGAGACTGAGCCCTGTTTTTTACCCCATCTATTTTATCGCTTCCCAGTCTTCCTGCCAACAAGCAATTTTCCATCAAGCTCAAATAGGGGATGAGGTTATGATCCTGAAAAATGATCCCAATTTTTGTTCGTCGGAATAGGGCCCAGGCTTTTTCGCTAGCTGATTGCATCGATCTGTACCCATACAATAACTCTCCCGATTGAAAACTTTCCAAGCCTGCCAGGATATTTAATAAAGTAGACTTACCCGCTCCCGAACGCCCCATAAGAACTGTGAAGCTGCCTTTCTCCATTCGCAAATCGAGATTCTCTAAAATCAGGCTTTTGCCATCATAAGACTTGCTCAGAGCTTTACTTTGTATTAGGGTCTCTTGCATCATATTTTTTGAGCAAATAAGGCCTCAATACTTGCGAAAGCGCTGCTCCCTGTAAGTTGAACCCTTTCCCTGCGAATTGAAACGCATTCCTGATCCGCTTTTACTAATTTGCTTCCAGATAAATTTCTATGCCGGCCATTGCCTATCTACATATTGCCAGCTTATTGTTTGCTGTCTTTTTTGCCTTCTTGTTGTTGAGTAAAAAAGGCAAGAGCCTGGGAGACCATCTTCTCCTCATATTCTTTGGGATGCTGGCCAGTAATTATGGGACGATGTTGGTAGTAGCCCTAGAGCTTTCCGGCTATCAGTGGCTATTGGAAATAAGTGATGCCTCGGTTTTCCTCTATGGGCCTTTGCTTTGGTGTTATGTATTGAGTTTTACGGAGGTAAATTTTCAATTTACTCCTACTTATTGGGGACATGCTTTCCCTTTTGTTCTGGCACTATTTGTATTAGAAGTATTCTCGCTATCAGGTCTGGATGTTCCTGATGCTTTGAGAACAAGTTTTCTGGTCTTGAAAATGCTCAGTGTACTTTTCTATATCTTATTGATTTTTTCGAAACTCCGCACATACCGGAATCAGTTAAAAGCCTTTTTCTCGGCGACCGATAAGATTCAATTGGACTGGATGTATTTTTTATGCTGGACCATCCTCCTTGTATGGAGCATTGCAGTTTTGAGTCTTTCGCTTTTCTTTTTCTTTCAGATTGATATCCCTTTGCATGGTGGCCTTTACTCCAATATAGCCGTCAGTCTTTGTGTATTCATACTGGGCTGGTATGGTTTCCGTCAAAGTCAGGTGTTTAGCCCTGCATATATGTATAAACCGCTTTTGCAAGAGCAGGAAATAGAAGTTCCTGAAACCAAGTACAGGAATAGCGGACTACAGGAAGGAGATGCTCACTTACATCTTCAAAAACTCCTGACTTTCATGGAAGATAAGAGGCCCTATCTGGATCAGGACTTGAGCTTATTTAAGTTGTCGGAGGAAATGAGCCTTTCTCCTAACCATCTTTCTCAGATCATCAATTCTTTACGCCAGCAAAACTTCTTTGACTTTATCAATCAATATCGGGTAGAAGAGGTAAAAAAACTTATGCTCAGTCCACAAGCAGATCAGATGACCTTATTGGGACTGGGAATGGAAGCCGGCTTTAAAAGCAAAGCTTCTTTCAATCGGGCTTTTAAGAAATTTACCGGATGTACACCTAGCGTATTCAAGGAGCAATTAAATGATCAGTAACGCGTAAATGCTACCTCAAATTCCCCTCCACTTACAATTTTGATATCTTCCGGATCCACCGAACTTCTCAGTTTAAATTCAAAGCTGCCTTTCACTTTCTCATCCGTCAGGCTTTCAATGCTGATTGTACCCGGATTTGATTTCATCCCACTCGTGAGGTATTTGAGACCCTCCCGGTATTTCTCTCCATAAATCGCACTCATTCCGGCGGCTTCTATGGAATAGCTTCCGGGTCCTATACCTGCCGAATTATAAATTGTCAGGGCAAAGTAAGAGCTATCAGCTGCAAAAGCCTCTATACGAACCATGGTCCGATTGTCGGTAATTGCATCCGCATTTAACCCACTATCAGGATGCTCTCCATCGTTTTTCCAGGCTGCCCCATCCAGATTAAATTTGAGACTCCCTTTATCTTCCTGAGGATCGAGAGAATCACTGCTTCGACTTTCCCCTGCATGTGTACATAAAAGAGGAATAGAAAATAGTAAAGCGAGGAATAATAACTTTTTCATAGGTCCTTGATTTTACGGTTGAAAAAGCGAGGCGAGTAAGCGCTGCTTGCACAGCTCCTTTCCATAAAATACGAAATAGGGGAGAGGATTCATATAAACAAGCTTCGCTCTCAATCCCTGATGTTACGTTTCGGATAAGCTGTGTAACTGAAGATTGAGAACTTTCTCACACATACTACCATTACAAATTGACAGCTTATGAGAGTGTTATTACTTAGCTTATTGGTCCTTGCCTGCCAATTGGTATCTGCACAGGATTGCTTAGTTGGATGGGATTATTATAGAAGTGTATCGGTAAATAATCCTGGCAATACAAGCCTCACTGATATCCAGATCCCTATAGACATCGATGCGAAAACCTTACTCATGGACGGCAAGATCCAACTCAATGGAGAAGACCTGAGAGTTACTGATGAAAATTGCAATTCCCTTCCTTATTATCTCGGTATAAATGAAGCAGACAGCTCAGAAAAAGTCTGGGTAAAACTTGCTTCCCTTCCCGCCAATGATACCGTCCGCCTACAGCTATACTATGGAAATTCTACTGCCTCCTCTGAAATGGATGGAGATGCCACTTTTATATTCTTCGATGACTTTTCTGCTGGCTCTGTAGATACAGAAAAATGGGAGACCATTGGAGGCTTTGCTAAATCTGAGGTGAATAATGGCATCTATGAATATGCCAGCGATGGAATGAATCCTGGCCCACGTTTCAAATTTGTCCGTACGAAAGCAGTATTCAGTGAAGAAGTTGAATTTGACTTCCGGGCGAAAGTGAGCAATTCCAATGGATTTGGATTTAGCAGCGCAGATACTTTGCTGGATAGATTGATTTATCGTCAATCCGGTTTTGGCTTTGATACCCTCAATCAGGTCGCTTTCAACAAAGATACCACCAACAATGGCTTTTCCATTAGCCAAAGTTATCCCATCATTCGTTTTCCAAGAGGAGAATTCAGAGATGGAAATATCCGCGCAGGTGTTATGAATAATATCTTCACTACGACGCGATTCAATAATCTGGATGACATGAGCATGAATGCCGACACCTTTGAGGTAACTCAGTCTCCTATGTCTGGTTTTCATTTCATCCTTTCTTCCTTCATCAATTTCTCTGTATATCTGGATTATATTCGGGTAAGGCAGATTCTCCCTGATGAGGTAAATGTAACGCTAGGAGAAGAACAGGAAGCCATTGCAAATTCTATTGCATTTCCGGGTTCCACCCAATTGATTGATATTTATCCAAATCCAGCAAAACACCTAGTAAATCTGCGTGGACTGGAGAGTGGATCATATCAATTCCGTTTGATCAATTCCCAGGGGCAGGATATCTATCATCATAGACAACAGCTTTATTCCGGCGAAGAAGTTCAGTTACAACTCAATACACTCCCCGATGGAATGTACTGGTTGATCATCGTGAATCAGAAGTCTCAGCGTATTGCTAGTCCGCTTTTGATTCGATAATAAACACAACTGATAAAATTGTCATTCCGGAATCTCTCGCAAACTCATTTTTGCAAGTGATTCCGGATTTTGCCTTAAGGTCGGAATGACAAGGATATGAAGGCTAAAGGTCTTGGCTTCTCGATGTCGTGAGGCCTCATTCCTTACTTTGTGGCTGGCAAAAAATTGATAAGAAATATTAAGAGAAAATTCAGCCTTTCAAGGCTGGATTTTCGTATACAGAAATATCCTCGTCTGATTACAGCAATTGCTATATTAAATCATGGAAAAATCCATCACAGCAAAGGCTCTCAGACAAAAATCCCGAGAGATTCAAGCCGATCAAATCAAGCACAACATGCGCATAGCCATCCTTGGCTATCGTTCCACCCAATTCCTCTCCAAATTCCTCATACAAGCCGGAGCTATTCAGGGCCTTGATATTGAGATTTATGAGGCTGATTATATACAGGTGGAAATGGAAGTGATGAATCCTGCTTCCCGACTCTATACCTTCAAGCCTGACTTCATTTGGATTATCAATTCCACCTACTTTTTACAAAAGCTTTTTTATAAAAGTGCAGTAAAAAAGGACTTTGGAAAGGCAATTTCCCAGAAATATCAAGGCCTGGCTGAGCAGGTAAGGGCGCATAGTTCTGCACAATTAATCTTCAATAACTTCTTCGAAATTCCCGACAGCATTTACGGCCACTTTTCCAATAAAACTTCAATCTCATTTCTCAATCAGCTTAGAAGAATAAATGTCTCCTTCATGGACCTGGCAGAATCCATCCAAGAGCTTCACCTCTTCGACTTGAATTCAATGATTCATACCAAAGGCCTGGATAGGGTTTTGGATTCAGGCCTTCATATAAATGCAGACATTCCCTTTAGTATGGATTTCGAAGCAGAAATCGCCTGGGACTTTGCTTCTCTGCTCACGGTATTCAAAGGAGAGATTAAAAAATGCCTCATCCTCGATTTGGACAATACGCTTTGGGGAGGCGTAATAGGGGATGATGGCTTGGAGGGTATTCAGATCGGAAGTTTAGGTATAGGAAAGGCTTTTACCGAATTACAAGGCTGGGCGAAAGCCTTAAAAGAACGGGGCATTATTCTAGCCATCTGTAGCAAGAATACAGAGGAGATCGCCAAAGAAGTATTTGAAAAACATGAGGAAATGATTCTGAGATTGGACGACATTGCAGTATTTGTAGCCAATTGGTCCAATAAAGCAGACAACATCCGACACATCCAGCAAGTCCTGAATATCGGCTTTGACTCTATGGTTTTTCTCGATGATAATCCGGCAGAGAGAGCATTGGTACAAAAAGAATTGCCAGAGGTAAGCGTTCCGGATCTACCTCAAGATCCTGCAGAATATCTCCCCTTTCTCCGAAAACTCAGGCTTTTTGAAACCCTCTCTCTTTCCAGCCTGGATAAGGATCGCACTCGCCAATATCAGGAAGAGGCCCAAAGGCGTTCGATGCAGTCCTCCTTTAGCAATATGGAGGACTACTTAATCTCCCTGAATATGAAAGGAAAAATCCTGCCTTTTCAGGATCAACATATAGCCCGCATTTCACAACTGAGTCAACGCTCCAATCAATTCAATCTGCGCACCATTCGATACACAGAAAGTGAGATCAAGTCCCTCCAGGAAAATTCTTTATACCTAGACTTTCAAGTTAGCCTGGAAGATACCTATGGGACATATGGATTGATTTCTATTGTCCTGCTTAAAAAAGAAAATTCGGACCGCTTATTCATTGAGAACTGGCTGATGAGTTGTCGGGTTCTTAAGCGAGGGTTAGAAAAATTTGTACTCAATCATCTGCTGGAAAAAGCCAGAGAAATAGGAATAAAAAAGATTGTCGGGGAATACTTGCCCACGGCCAAAAACAAAATCGTTGAACATCATTATAAGGAATTGGGTTTTGAATCCCTGGGAAATAATCAATGGGAATTGGAGGTAGAAAACTACGAGGCAAAAACTCATTTCATCAACATTTAACTTATTTGAATGAAATGAAAACAAGATTCCTCGGCACACAGCCCAGTCCTCTCCCAAGCCTCGGAATGACAAAAACGGACCGCTCATCTCGAAGCTTGGCTGCGCGATGGACTGCGGCTGAGAGATCATGTATTATCTGTACGAACCAAAAACAAGATTCCTCGGCACACAGCCCAGTCCTCTCCCAAGCCTCGGAATGACAAAAACGGACCGCTCATCTCGAAGCTTGGCTGCGCGATGGACTGCGGGCTGAGAGATCATGTATTATCTGTACGAACCAAAAACAAAATTCCGAGGAAGATAGAATCACCGCGAGAATGAAAAAGACCTTCTTTAAGTATTGACCAAAACCTCCTCCCGTTCATAGCCAAATTCCTCAAAGACAAATCCCATACGCTCATTGATCTCTCTTTTGATTTCAGGACTTAAAGGATCATAGCTATTCTGCCGATATGAAGTAATGGAATCCAGGTACTTAGAGATCGCTGATTCATTCATTTCTTCACCCAAAAAGGAATATATCTTCTTCAAATTTTCTAAGGGAGCACTCTTCAGTTCATCAAATCCCAGTACCATCAAATTTCCTTCAGGAATCAACTCCTTATCTCGCACCCAGGCACGATGCACTTCCTCATACATGTCCAGGACCAATTGATCCCTGCTACGTTTTAGTTCTTCTAAAGACTGAAAATTGACCATTTGAAACCAGGAGTCATATAAATGCATGCTGGATCGTATGGTTTCGTAAGGGTTTCGATGAATATGAATAAAACGAGCATCCGGATAGAGTTCCAGAAGCATGGGAATCCGAGCCGTATGGGCCGGAGATTTTAGCACCAAGGACCGATGATCTCCTCTCAGTTTTTGAAATTTCTGCAGGAACCAACTATAATTTTTCTTCCACTTCTGCTTATCTCTTTCAGATGCTTTCTGAAAAGACACATAGCTCCTGTATTGCTCTGCATCCCTGGGAAAATGAATCGCCAGAT includes:
- a CDS encoding helix-turn-helix domain-containing protein, yielding MPAIAYLHIASLLFAVFFAFLLLSKKGKSLGDHLLLIFFGMLASNYGTMLVVALELSGYQWLLEISDASVFLYGPLLWCYVLSFTEVNFQFTPTYWGHAFPFVLALFVLEVFSLSGLDVPDALRTSFLVLKMLSVLFYILLIFSKLRTYRNQLKAFFSATDKIQLDWMYFLCWTILLVWSIAVLSLSLFFFFQIDIPLHGGLYSNIAVSLCVFILGWYGFRQSQVFSPAYMYKPLLQEQEIEVPETKYRNSGLQEGDAHLHLQKLLTFMEDKRPYLDQDLSLFKLSEEMSLSPNHLSQIINSLRQQNFFDFINQYRVEEVKKLMLSPQADQMTLLGLGMEAGFKSKASFNRAFKKFTGCTPSVFKEQLNDQ
- a CDS encoding DUF2341 domain-containing protein; this encodes MRVLLLSLLVLACQLVSAQDCLVGWDYYRSVSVNNPGNTSLTDIQIPIDIDAKTLLMDGKIQLNGEDLRVTDENCNSLPYYLGINEADSSEKVWVKLASLPANDTVRLQLYYGNSTASSEMDGDATFIFFDDFSAGSVDTEKWETIGGFAKSEVNNGIYEYASDGMNPGPRFKFVRTKAVFSEEVEFDFRAKVSNSNGFGFSSADTLLDRLIYRQSGFGFDTLNQVAFNKDTTNNGFSISQSYPIIRFPRGEFRDGNIRAGVMNNIFTTTRFNNLDDMSMNADTFEVTQSPMSGFHFILSSFINFSVYLDYIRVRQILPDEVNVTLGEEQEAIANSIAFPGSTQLIDIYPNPAKHLVNLRGLESGSYQFRLINSQGQDIYHHRQQLYSGEEVQLQLNTLPDGMYWLIIVNQKSQRIASPLLIR
- a CDS encoding HAD-IIIC family phosphatase — its product is MEKSITAKALRQKSREIQADQIKHNMRIAILGYRSTQFLSKFLIQAGAIQGLDIEIYEADYIQVEMEVMNPASRLYTFKPDFIWIINSTYFLQKLFYKSAVKKDFGKAISQKYQGLAEQVRAHSSAQLIFNNFFEIPDSIYGHFSNKTSISFLNQLRRINVSFMDLAESIQELHLFDLNSMIHTKGLDRVLDSGLHINADIPFSMDFEAEIAWDFASLLTVFKGEIKKCLILDLDNTLWGGVIGDDGLEGIQIGSLGIGKAFTELQGWAKALKERGIILAICSKNTEEIAKEVFEKHEEMILRLDDIAVFVANWSNKADNIRHIQQVLNIGFDSMVFLDDNPAERALVQKELPEVSVPDLPQDPAEYLPFLRKLRLFETLSLSSLDKDRTRQYQEEAQRRSMQSSFSNMEDYLISLNMKGKILPFQDQHIARISQLSQRSNQFNLRTIRYTESEIKSLQENSLYLDFQVSLEDTYGTYGLISIVLLKKENSDRLFIENWLMSCRVLKRGLEKFVLNHLLEKAREIGIKKIVGEYLPTAKNKIVEHHYKELGFESLGNNQWELEVENYEAKTHFINI
- a CDS encoding sulfotransferase — encoded protein: MKISFLYGADFSTFFRLFRKQGFRLRLASILDIYLHFFMACLNTLIGLPERFRSYKGEIKKPIYILGHWRSGTTHLHNLLNIDGSFLSPNTFQAAFPHNFMAEKWLAPILDQMGPGVRLMDQMKMVMASVQEEEIALASLGAPSSYLAIHFPRDAEQYRSYVSFQKASERDKQKWKKNYSWFLQKFQKLRGDHRSLVLKSPAHTARIPMLLELYPDARFIHIHRNPYETIRSSMHLYDSWFQMVNFQSLEELKRSRDQLVLDMYEEVHRAWVRDKELIPEGNLMVLGFDELKSAPLENLKKIYSFLGEEMNESAISKYLDSITSYRQNSYDPLSPEIKREINERMGFVFEEFGYEREEVLVNT